The Rhodothermales bacterium DNA segment CTGGCCTCCTCGCTGGTCCCCGAAACCCGCGCGTTCTCCGAATACCCACAGGTTGCAGCTACCGTGGAAGCATTGCAGCCAGGACGCACGGGAGCGGTGGTGGCTGATCGTGGGGTCTACCACATCGTGCAGGTCCTGGAGCGCGTTCCCGCCGGCACCGTTCCTCGCCAGACGTGGATTGAGGGGGCTCTGCGGCAGCAGCTGCGCATTGAATCGCGGAAACTGTTGTATGCACGTCTTGTACAACGGCTTCGCAACGAGGCGCTGGCCCGGGAGCAGCTGGACATTCGCTGATGGACGCCCTTCAGCCTCAATTATCGGCCCACACACGAACTGGTGCGGGCCCTTCGTTTGTCAGGTCGTCGCCCCTTCTTTTGCCGCCCCTGAGTTTCATGAGATCCTTCGTCGTCACGCTGTTCGCCCTGCTGCTGGTCGCTCCCCCTCAGGCCGGTGCGCAGGACCGACCCATTGTCGACGAGATCGTCGCGGTCGTCGCTGACAAGATTCTGCTTCGATCCGAGGTCGATGCCATCGTAGCCAACCTTGTGCGCCAGCAGCAGATTCCGTATTCGGACGCGCTGTGGGGCGAGGCTCTGCAACAGCTGGTCGATGAGCGGGTGCTGGTCATTCACGCTCGTCGCGACACGACACTCAATGTGACCGACGACCAGGTCGAGCAGATGCTGGACCAGCGCATCGCCGGCATGGCCGCTCAGGTTGGAGGGGTTGGCCGTCTTGAGGATGTCTACGGTAAGACCGTCGTCGAGATCAAGGAGGAGTTGAAGGAAGAGGGGCGGGATCAGATTCTGGCGGACCAGTTCCGCAGCCGCAGGGTCCAGGGCATCAAGGTGACGCCGACAGACGTCGATCGGTTTTTTGCGCGTTTCCCGACAGACTCTCTACCGACCTTGCCGGAGGCGGTGCGCGTCTCCCACGTAGTCCGCTACCCCGCCGTGACCGAGGAAGCTCGCACGGAAGCGCGTGAGATCCTTGCCGCGATTCGCGACTCCATTGTTGTGGGTGGCGGGACCATTGAGGAGTGGGCCGAGACGTTCTCCGAGGATCCAGGATCTGCGCAGAACGGTGGACGCTACGAGTCCATGGCGCTCGGTGAAATGGTGCCTGAGTTTGCGGCCGTCGCAGCTCGTTCGCAGCCAGGTGTCGTGTCCGGAATCTTCGAGACCGAATTCGGCCTGCACATCATGCGCGTCAACTCGCGCAGGGGTGATGAGGTGGATTACAACCACATTCTCATCCAGTTTGACCGATCCAAATCGGACCCGCAGGTCGCGATTGACTTCCTGACCGCCGTCCGGGATTCGGTCCTGGCAGAGTCCCTCCCGTTCGCCGAAGCCGCCCGACGACATTCCGAGGACCCCAGGTCTGCGGCGCAGGGCGGCCGGGTCATCGATCCTCAGACAGGTGAACGAGACCTCTTTATCGAGGCCCTCGGCCCCTTCTGGCAGACCGCACTGAGGGATCTGGAAGTCGGCGCGATCTCCGAACCGCACGAGGTCGAGCTGCTCAACGGCCGACGCGCCTACCACATTGTCCTGCTTCAGCGCCGCACGCCTGAACACAAGGTGTCGTTGGACACCGATTACGCCTTCATTGAGCAGTACGCCCTCCGCCAGAAACAGGCCGAGGAAATGGCGGAGTGGATGCGCGAGCTGAGAAAGGACGTTTATATCGATATTCGCGCCGACCTGAGCGGACTTACCCCCACGGCTTCCAACTGACATGCAGCCTTCTGCCTCGCCCGAGACTCTCGACGCCCTTCATGCCGGATTCGGCCGACTGCGCGCGGAGGTCGGCAAGATCATCGTGGGTCAGGAGGAGATCATCCAGCAGATCTTCATCAGCCTGATCTGTCGTGGTCATGTCCTGCTGGTAGGCGTGCCGGGGCTGGCAAAAACACTGCTGATCCGCACGCTCGCCGATGCAGTGGAGCTGGATTTCGCCAGAATCCAGTTCACGCCAGATCTCATGCCGAGTGACATCACCGGCACCGAGATCATCGAAGAGGACGCGACCACGGGACGACGCGCCTTCAAGTTTGTCAAAGGCCCCGTCTTTGCCAATGTTATCCTCGCGGATGAGATCAACCGCACGCCGCCCAAGACGCAGGCCGCGCTTCTGGAGGCCATGCAGGAGCATCATGTCACCGCAGCCGGACAGACCTTCAATCTGCCGGAGCCGTTTTTTGTGCTCGCCACGCAGAACCCCATCGAGCAGGAAGGCACCTATCCCCTCCCCGAGGCCCAGCTCGACCGGTTCATGCTGAACCTGTGGCTGGATTACCCCGAGTTTGGCCAGGAAGTAGAGGTTGTGCGCAAGACGACTGGCAGTGCACGGCCAAAGGTGGAGACGGTCATGCACGGTGAGGACCTGATGCAGTACCAGGAGTTTGTCCGCCAGCTTCCCGTCGCCGACAACGTCATCGAGCACGCTGTGCGTCTGGTCGGAATGACCCGACCTGGTCGTGACAGTGCGCCCGACTTCGTGTCCAACTACCTCAGCTATGGCGCCGGACCTCGTGCTTCCCAGTACCTGATCCTGGGGGCGAAGGCACTGGCTGCGCTGGACGGTCGACTGACGCCGGACATCGCGGACGTGAATCGCCTGGCCGTACCGGTGCTGCGCCACCGCATCGTGACGAACTTCAACGCGGAGGCAGACGGAGTAAGCGCCGTGGACGTAGTGCACCGCCTGCTGGAAACCAGCGCCTGATCATGGGCGGGCTTTGGGCGCCCGCCGCGCTGCTGCCGACTGGCTGGAGCGAGAACGTCCTGCTGGAGTGGGACGAACGCGGTCTGCTGACCAACGTGAAGTCAGATGTGGATCCGCGCGGCCTCCTCCGGGCTCCCGGCCCCGTGGTTTGTGGCATGCCGAACCTGCATTCGCATGCGTTTCAGCGGGCGCTGGTGGGTCTGGTTCAACATCCCGATCCGGGTGCCGACTTCTGGTCATGGCGGCAGGCCATGTACCGACTCGTGTCGCGGCTGACCCCGGACCTTCTTCAGGCGGTCTCGGCCTGGGTATTCGCGGAGATGGTTGCCAGCGGCTACACGAGCGTGCTGGAATTCCACTACCTGCATCGCCCTGCCGGGGCCGATCCCCTTTCCTCCGCTTCGGCCATGTACCGGGCTGCCGGTGACGCCGGCATTCACATGACGCTCGCTCCGGTGCTTTACCGGTGGTCGGATGCCGGGGGCGTCGCGCCTCATTCCGAACAGCAGCCGTTCGTCCTGTCCCGGGAGGAGTTTTCGTCGCTCATGACGGGGCTGCGCCAGGAAGGGCGCGGCCTTGCCGTAGCCCCCCACTCGCTGCGGGCCACGACTCCGGATGACATCGCGTTCCTTCTCGAACTGGCCGACGATGACTGCCCGGTTCACATCCATGTCTCCGAGCAGCCCGCCGAGGTCCGCCGCTGTCTGGAGGTCTACGGCAACACCCCCATCGCCTGTCTGGAATCCAGGTTCGGACTCTCCGGGCGATGGGGTCTGGTGCATGCCACACATGCCACGCCAGAAGAACTCGAGCTACTTGACGATGGGCGGGGGACACTGATTCTTTGCCCCACGACGGAGCACGACCTTGGAGACGGCCGATTCCCGCTCGAGTTGGTGCCCGAGGCGACGGCGGGCATCGGCAGCGACAGTCACGTCAGCGTCAACCCCTGCGATGAACTGCGGCTGGTGCTGGCCGGGATGCGAGCGTCTGCCGGTCGCCGGGCTGTGCTGGAGCCGTCGTCTCTGACGGACGGCACGGCCCTGTGGGACCGAGCGTGTCGCGGAGCTCGCGCCGTGGCAGGAGCTCCGGTCGGCCGGCTTGCCGCAGGATTCCAGGCGAATCTCTTGGTCCTGGATGCGGCCGCACCTGCGTTCAGCGGTTTGTCACCCGATCAATCCGTGTCGGCGTGGGTGCTCTCAGGCGATCGGACTCAGCTTGCCGAGGTCTGGGTGCGAGGGCGGGTCCAAGCTCGTCGCGGGAGTCACGTCAGGGAAGCAGACCTTGCTGCCGCGTTCCGCGAGGCTGCTCTCTTGTTGAGGGCCTGACCTCGGGCTGCGTGGTAGTTCCGGGAGCGCATGAAGGCGCGGCCGGGGCTGCACAATCCGCGCAGACGCTGTCCTGATCGTCATTGGGGTCCGAGGAAACTCGGTCTCGTCAGGCCGCGAGTTCAGCCCGCAGCGACCCTGGGTTGGGCGGCAGCGGCGGCTCGTCTGAGCCAGCATTCGTCCACCCGCTCATGAGTACAGAGAAGGGTCGGAGTGCCTCCACGTTTTCGAAGACGATCTTGACCGTAGCCGTAAGCGGCACCGCGAGCACCATGCCCCAGAAGCCCCAAAGCCATCCCCAGAAGATCAGGGAGACCAGAATGAACAGCGGGCTCAGATTCAGACTGAACCCCATGACTCTTGGTTCAATGATGTTGCCCAGCGTAGCCTGTGTCGCAACAAGGATGATCATCAGCACGAGCGTGGTCGCTACCGAGTCGAACTGCAGCAGGCTCAACAGGACGGGACAAAGCACCGCGACGAGGGAGCCGAAGCTGGGGATGTAGTTCAGGACGAAGGCCAGAAATGCCCAGACCAGGGGAAAGTCGACCCCAAAGCTCGCTGTGATGATACCGGTGAGCAGACCCGTCGCCATACTGACCAGAGTCTTGGCAACCAGGTAGCGCCGGACCTGGGCGTCCACGTTGGAAACAACAACTGCGATGCGCTCGGCGTGGGCCGGCGGGAACGCCACGCGCACCTTTTCTGCCAGATCTCCGCTGCCGGCCAGAATGAACATCATGAAGAGCATCACCAGGAAGGTGGTGCCCAGAAACGTGATGAACGTGCCGATACCCGTCGAGACCACCGATGTCACCGATGAAAGTGACACGGCTCGGCTCCATCCCACATCGGCCTCTTCAATGTTGAATTGTGCTGCCTGGGCCGCCACAAAGGCCTCAACACCGTCCAGATAGGCCACTATGCGGCCTTCGTAGTCGGGAATCTGCTGGACCAGTGCGCCAATTGAGGCAGACAGAAACCAGCCCAACAGGAACAGGACCAGGAAGAAAGCGATCAAAACCCCCAGCAACGACAGCGCTGTCGGGAATCTGCGGGCCTTCAGATTCAGCACTACGGGCTTGAAGATCACCGACAACAGCATCGCCAGCACGAAGGGCATGAGCACTACACGCAGCTGCATCAGCGTCACGCCCACTACGAACATGGCGATGATGCCCAGAAAGACGCTGGTCAGATTGTAGTTGCTCATTGTCAGGTTTCCCGGCCGGGATTCGGGCCCCGGTAGTACGCCAACCTCGTTGTATTGATGCGCACCCTGTTTCTCCTGTTGTTAACAATATTCGTTCCCACCTGGGAGGCGGACCCGGACGATTACCCGAAAGACTACTTCCGCTCCCCGCTCGGAATTCCGATTTCACTCTCCGGCAATTTCGCTGAGATGAGGTCGAATCACTTCCATGCGGGTCTGGATATCCGCACCAACGCGCAGGTGGGTTATCGCGTCTACGCCGCAGCCGAAGGCACGCTGGTGCGCGTCGCGGTCCAGGGCGGCGGCTATGGCCACGCGCTGTACCTGCAGCATCCGAACGGCTACCAGACGGTCTATGCGCACCTGGACCGCTTCGAGGAGCCCATCGCCTCCTGGGTCCGGGAACGACAGTACGCCGAACAGTCCTTTTCCGTCAATCTCTTTCCGCGCGCCGGCCAGTTTCGCTTCAACAAGGGCGACGTGATTGGGTATTCGGGCAACACGGGATCTTCCGGCGGTCCGCACCTGCACTTCGAAATCCGTGATGCCGCGACATCGGAGCCGCTGAATCCCCTGTTCTTCGGACTTCCGGTCGAGGATACCACCCGACCACGAGCCTTCCGGGTGAAGGTCTACCCGTCCGAGCCCACCGCGGGGGCCGCCATCGTGTCCGCATCGGGAGACACCCTGGCCACGGCGCGTCGCGACAGGCCGGCGTCGATGACGGTCACGGAGACCGAGCCAGGCCTGTACGAGCTGGACCGAGGGGCGCACATCGTGGCTGACGGCAGGGTCGCCTTCGGCATCCAGACCCATGATTATCACGACCGGTCGCGCATGCGGCTTGGATTGTACACGATTACGCTCACGGCCGGTCAGCGGGAGATCTTCCACTCGGCCATGGAGCGCATCAACTTCTCCGACCAGCGCTACATCAACGCCCATCTCGACTACGCCGAGCGCCGGCAGAACAGCCGGTGGCTGCAGCGCTCACACATCCTGCCCGGCAACCGGCTGAATCTCTACCGGACTGAAAGGAACGGCTTCATCGACGTGCGTCCCGGAGATCGGCTGCCGATGCGCTATGACCTGGTCGATGCCCACGGAAACAACGCCGTGGTCACGTTCGACGTGAGAGGCGCTCGCCTGCCGGATCCGCCCCCCCCTCAGCGGGAGGGTTTCCTGGCCAATCGGAATCGGGCAGAGACGATTGTGCAGCCCGGCCTGATCGTGCGCATCCCGAGGGGTGCGCTCTATGAAGACACGGAATTGCTGTATTCGCGCGGTGAAGGTCCCAATGGATCCTTTTCGGCTCGGCACAATCTGCATCGCGGCTCCACCCCGCTGCATCGATCCATTACCGTGTCCGTGGAAGCCCAGGACCTCCCCGAGGGCCTGCACGACAAGGCTCTCCTGGCACGGGTGTCCGGGGATCGCCTGATCTCAGCCGGAGGCTCCTACCATGCCGGCTATGTCACCACCCAGACGCGCGCATTCGGCTCCTTTGTGATAACCGCCGACACGGAAGATCCGGTGATTGAGCCCCTCAACATTCGTGACGGAGCCGATATGTCTCGCCAATCCGCCATCCGCATCCGCATCCGGGACGGCTTGAGCGGTATTGCGTCCTACCAGGGCCGTGTCAACGGGCAGTGGGTGCTCTTCGAGCACGATCCCAAGCGTTCGCTGATCTACTACACCTTCGATGATCGTGTCGGTCCGGGCAGCCACGAGCTGAGCCTGTACGTGGAAGACGGCAAGGGCAACGCCAGTCGATATTCCGCGCAGTTCACGCGCTGATTGCGGGGAGCCGGGGCGCTGGAAGCGGCTGCGCGGTCCGGGGCGCTGGGCGCGGCGCTGGGCGGTCCGGGGCGCTGGGGCGCGGCTGCGCGGTGCGGGGCGCTGGGCGGTCTGGGGCGCTGGGCGGTCCGGGGCGCTAGGGCGCGGCTGCGCGGTGCGGGGCGCGGCTGCGCGGTCTGGGGCGCTGGGCGCGGCTGGGCGGTCCGGGGCGCTAGGGTCGCCGCGGGCGAATCCGTTTTCTCCGTCTCCG contains these protein-coding regions:
- a CDS encoding peptidylprolyl isomerase, yielding MRSFVVTLFALLLVAPPQAGAQDRPIVDEIVAVVADKILLRSEVDAIVANLVRQQQIPYSDALWGEALQQLVDERVLVIHARRDTTLNVTDDQVEQMLDQRIAGMAAQVGGVGRLEDVYGKTVVEIKEELKEEGRDQILADQFRSRRVQGIKVTPTDVDRFFARFPTDSLPTLPEAVRVSHVVRYPAVTEEARTEAREILAAIRDSIVVGGGTIEEWAETFSEDPGSAQNGGRYESMALGEMVPEFAAVAARSQPGVVSGIFETEFGLHIMRVNSRRGDEVDYNHILIQFDRSKSDPQVAIDFLTAVRDSVLAESLPFAEAARRHSEDPRSAAQGGRVIDPQTGERDLFIEALGPFWQTALRDLEVGAISEPHEVELLNGRRAYHIVLLQRRTPEHKVSLDTDYAFIEQYALRQKQAEEMAEWMRELRKDVYIDIRADLSGLTPTASN
- a CDS encoding AAA family ATPase produces the protein MQPSASPETLDALHAGFGRLRAEVGKIIVGQEEIIQQIFISLICRGHVLLVGVPGLAKTLLIRTLADAVELDFARIQFTPDLMPSDITGTEIIEEDATTGRRAFKFVKGPVFANVILADEINRTPPKTQAALLEAMQEHHVTAAGQTFNLPEPFFVLATQNPIEQEGTYPLPEAQLDRFMLNLWLDYPEFGQEVEVVRKTTGSARPKVETVMHGEDLMQYQEFVRQLPVADNVIEHAVRLVGMTRPGRDSAPDFVSNYLSYGAGPRASQYLILGAKALAALDGRLTPDIADVNRLAVPVLRHRIVTNFNAEADGVSAVDVVHRLLETSA
- a CDS encoding formimidoylglutamate deiminase, which encodes MGGLWAPAALLPTGWSENVLLEWDERGLLTNVKSDVDPRGLLRAPGPVVCGMPNLHSHAFQRALVGLVQHPDPGADFWSWRQAMYRLVSRLTPDLLQAVSAWVFAEMVASGYTSVLEFHYLHRPAGADPLSSASAMYRAAGDAGIHMTLAPVLYRWSDAGGVAPHSEQQPFVLSREEFSSLMTGLRQEGRGLAVAPHSLRATTPDDIAFLLELADDDCPVHIHVSEQPAEVRRCLEVYGNTPIACLESRFGLSGRWGLVHATHATPEELELLDDGRGTLILCPTTEHDLGDGRFPLELVPEATAGIGSDSHVSVNPCDELRLVLAGMRASAGRRAVLEPSSLTDGTALWDRACRGARAVAGAPVGRLAAGFQANLLVLDAAAPAFSGLSPDQSVSAWVLSGDRTQLAEVWVRGRVQARRGSHVREADLAAAFREAALLLRA
- a CDS encoding AI-2E family transporter; the encoded protein is MSNYNLTSVFLGIIAMFVVGVTLMQLRVVLMPFVLAMLLSVIFKPVVLNLKARRFPTALSLLGVLIAFFLVLFLLGWFLSASIGALVQQIPDYEGRIVAYLDGVEAFVAAQAAQFNIEEADVGWSRAVSLSSVTSVVSTGIGTFITFLGTTFLVMLFMMFILAGSGDLAEKVRVAFPPAHAERIAVVVSNVDAQVRRYLVAKTLVSMATGLLTGIITASFGVDFPLVWAFLAFVLNYIPSFGSLVAVLCPVLLSLLQFDSVATTLVLMIILVATQATLGNIIEPRVMGFSLNLSPLFILVSLIFWGWLWGFWGMVLAVPLTATVKIVFENVEALRPFSVLMSGWTNAGSDEPPLPPNPGSLRAELAA
- a CDS encoding M23 family metallopeptidase; the encoded protein is MRTLFLLLLTIFVPTWEADPDDYPKDYFRSPLGIPISLSGNFAEMRSNHFHAGLDIRTNAQVGYRVYAAAEGTLVRVAVQGGGYGHALYLQHPNGYQTVYAHLDRFEEPIASWVRERQYAEQSFSVNLFPRAGQFRFNKGDVIGYSGNTGSSGGPHLHFEIRDAATSEPLNPLFFGLPVEDTTRPRAFRVKVYPSEPTAGAAIVSASGDTLATARRDRPASMTVTETEPGLYELDRGAHIVADGRVAFGIQTHDYHDRSRMRLGLYTITLTAGQREIFHSAMERINFSDQRYINAHLDYAERRQNSRWLQRSHILPGNRLNLYRTERNGFIDVRPGDRLPMRYDLVDAHGNNAVVTFDVRGARLPDPPPPQREGFLANRNRAETIVQPGLIVRIPRGALYEDTELLYSRGEGPNGSFSARHNLHRGSTPLHRSITVSVEAQDLPEGLHDKALLARVSGDRLISAGGSYHAGYVTTQTRAFGSFVITADTEDPVIEPLNIRDGADMSRQSAIRIRIRDGLSGIASYQGRVNGQWVLFEHDPKRSLIYYTFDDRVGPGSHELSLYVEDGKGNASRYSAQFTR